A genomic stretch from Leptospira andrefontaineae includes:
- a CDS encoding alpha-ketoglutarate-dependent dioxygenase AlkB family protein: MELFESERQRNLLPYDGTVTYYGTILASNTSDNLLKILLEDIPWKNDEAIIYGKHIITKRKVAWFGDSNYEYTYSNTTKKALPWTKELSELKILTEELIGSKFNSCLLNLYNNGEEGMAWHSDDEKALGKNSTIASLSFGAERKFCFKHKSTKEQISLILEHGSLLVMKGAQESWQHRLPTTKLIKRPRVNLTFRTMLY; encoded by the coding sequence ATGGAACTATTTGAATCGGAAAGGCAAAGAAATTTACTTCCTTATGACGGGACAGTTACTTACTACGGAACGATCCTTGCGAGTAATACTTCAGACAATCTACTAAAAATCCTACTCGAGGATATCCCATGGAAAAATGACGAGGCGATTATTTACGGGAAACATATCATTACTAAAAGAAAAGTGGCTTGGTTTGGAGATTCTAATTATGAATACACATATTCAAACACGACGAAGAAAGCATTACCTTGGACCAAAGAACTTTCTGAACTCAAAATTTTAACGGAAGAATTGATCGGATCCAAGTTTAATTCCTGCTTACTTAATTTATATAATAATGGAGAAGAAGGAATGGCCTGGCATAGCGATGATGAAAAAGCATTAGGAAAAAATTCCACCATTGCTTCTTTATCTTTTGGGGCAGAAAGAAAATTTTGTTTCAAACATAAATCCACAAAAGAACAGATTTCTTTAATATTGGAACATGGAAGTCTATTGGTCATGAAAGGAGCCCAAGAATCCTGGCAACATAGGCTCCCTACTACCAAATTGATTAAACGGCCGAGAGTAAATCTGACCTTTAGAACAATGCTTTACTAA
- a CDS encoding questin oxidase family protein — translation MEEEDTMEKVLEYLEPYGPDLKNGLSNHAPMACEALIAMGKRESIFPWLERYGNQFLEKKKPRNKIYSGDWKDFLGIPDTYPEWENFFNAELEEGPWQKTISEWAVKLAPGICADATHGVIRTGHAVRSLTRKESRRRRRELASGLAVWASAYLELPTSFDSLLGLEPEDAIQKVDFVPEESKNFEGTIVSSLQGLGDYDLFSPVIGYLNVSNQPEEVISGLSEGFSRVVLNNVEDNLSAIVFIHSVTSVSALRSILPFLNEYEKKSLLRYSWQSGAALFSAFGKKMNLELPERLENESREEMIARAIEHGDEHAIKFTEVCLKEFEFNPSPAYYAAARLARKFLEPLS, via the coding sequence ATGGAAGAAGAGGATACGATGGAAAAAGTTTTAGAATATTTGGAACCTTACGGCCCGGATCTCAAAAATGGATTAAGCAATCATGCTCCTATGGCTTGCGAAGCATTGATTGCAATGGGCAAAAGAGAAAGTATTTTTCCATGGCTGGAAAGATACGGAAATCAGTTCTTAGAAAAAAAGAAACCTAGAAACAAAATTTATAGCGGTGACTGGAAAGACTTCTTAGGAATACCGGATACATATCCCGAATGGGAAAACTTTTTTAATGCTGAGTTGGAAGAAGGTCCTTGGCAGAAAACTATTTCCGAATGGGCAGTCAAACTTGCTCCTGGGATATGCGCAGATGCAACTCATGGAGTGATCCGCACTGGGCATGCGGTGAGAAGTTTGACTCGGAAAGAATCAAGACGCAGGAGGAGGGAGCTTGCTTCCGGATTAGCAGTTTGGGCTTCGGCTTATTTGGAATTACCCACTTCCTTTGATTCTTTATTAGGTCTGGAGCCGGAAGATGCCATTCAGAAAGTGGATTTTGTTCCGGAAGAATCCAAAAATTTTGAAGGCACAATTGTTTCTTCTCTGCAAGGATTGGGGGACTATGATCTTTTTTCTCCAGTGATCGGTTATCTTAACGTTTCAAATCAACCCGAAGAGGTTATCTCAGGTTTATCGGAAGGATTTTCGAGAGTAGTGCTTAATAATGTAGAGGATAATTTGTCCGCTATCGTTTTTATTCATTCTGTAACAAGTGTTTCCGCTCTTAGGAGTATATTACCTTTTCTGAATGAGTATGAAAAGAAGTCTTTGCTCAGATATTCCTGGCAATCTGGTGCGGCATTATTTTCCGCATTCGGTAAGAAGATGAATCTGGAACTTCCTGAAAGGTTGGAAAATGAATCCAGAGAAGAAATGATAGCAAGAGCAATAGAACATGGGGACGAGCATGCGATCAAATTTACGGAAGTTTGTTTGAAAGAATTTGAATTTAATCCTTCCCCGGCATATTATGCGGCGGCCCGTTTGGCTAGAAAGTTTTTGGAACCTTTATCTTAG
- a CDS encoding MBL fold metallo-hydrolase yields the protein MNIRGAKSRFFSILTAVLLLQNCLTSSANIQDYKEHFIGNDPRDLSSEIPKGKVRAVFLGTSSILLDDGETQILTDGFFSRPSLFKTMFSKIASDEQEIKYVMLLAGIKRLKGIFVCHSHYDHSMDSPFIAKETGAKLYGSISTIQVGKGGGVPEGQLGLFQPGKKIQIGKFKITVLNSKHTPPFKILGKTNAADPNRPDLTETLSQPAKAEDYIEGGTYDFLVEHGKNSILIKGSTNYIENAWDGLKADVLFLGIAMLGKQEEGFKAKYYEETVTKTSPKMVIPVHWDNFFKPLTEPLEPNLSLGDDVKTGMEFMIQKTSQDGIQFKILRSFESILLF from the coding sequence ATGAACATAAGAGGTGCCAAGTCCCGTTTTTTTAGTATTTTGACCGCGGTCTTATTATTGCAGAACTGCCTGACTTCTTCTGCAAATATCCAGGACTATAAGGAACATTTTATAGGAAACGATCCTAGAGATCTTTCCTCCGAGATCCCAAAGGGGAAAGTAAGAGCGGTATTTTTAGGAACAAGCTCCATTCTATTGGATGATGGGGAGACTCAGATCTTAACAGACGGATTTTTTTCCAGGCCTTCTCTATTTAAAACTATGTTCTCGAAAATTGCCTCCGATGAGCAGGAAATAAAATACGTTATGCTTCTTGCAGGCATTAAACGTTTAAAAGGAATTTTCGTCTGCCATTCTCATTACGATCATTCTATGGATTCTCCTTTTATCGCGAAGGAGACCGGAGCAAAATTATACGGTTCTATATCTACGATCCAGGTTGGTAAAGGGGGAGGGGTTCCAGAAGGACAATTGGGATTGTTCCAGCCTGGCAAAAAGATCCAGATCGGTAAATTTAAGATCACCGTACTAAATTCAAAACATACTCCTCCTTTTAAAATTTTAGGAAAAACGAATGCTGCAGATCCGAATAGGCCTGATCTAACCGAAACATTGTCTCAACCTGCTAAGGCAGAAGATTATATCGAAGGTGGAACCTATGACTTCTTAGTAGAACATGGGAAAAATTCCATTTTAATTAAAGGTAGTACGAATTATATTGAGAATGCTTGGGACGGTTTAAAGGCGGACGTTCTATTCTTAGGAATTGCGATGCTCGGCAAACAAGAAGAAGGATTCAAGGCCAAATATTACGAAGAAACTGTGACTAAAACTTCGCCTAAGATGGTAATTCCGGTGCATTGGGATAATTTTTTTAAACCTTTGACTGAACCTTTGGAGCCTAATTTAAGTTTGGGGGACGATGTGAAAACTGGAATGGAATTTATGATACAAAAAACTTCTCAGGACGGGATCCAATTTAAGATCCTGAGAAGTTTTGAGAGTATTCTATTATTTTAA
- a CDS encoding YdeI/OmpD-associated family protein → MIPKFFKTGKEFRSWLSKNYKKETELLLGFYKIKASKKGILYGEAVDQALCFGWIDGIRKNIDEESYSARFTPRKVGSIWSKVNIKRIQELIQEGLVQESGLQAFHSEKKKTAQYSFEQKKIKLPSTYKRQFQENAKAWEFFSNQAPYYQRTAIWWVISPKKEETRIKRLDILVSDSQSQKRIDAVTWKKKESKT, encoded by the coding sequence ATGATACCAAAGTTCTTTAAGACCGGAAAGGAATTTCGTTCCTGGCTTTCCAAAAATTATAAAAAAGAAACAGAACTTCTTCTAGGCTTTTATAAAATAAAAGCCTCTAAAAAAGGAATTCTTTATGGAGAAGCGGTAGACCAAGCTTTATGTTTCGGTTGGATAGATGGGATCAGAAAGAATATAGACGAAGAAAGTTATTCTGCCCGTTTTACTCCGAGAAAAGTCGGAAGTATTTGGAGTAAGGTTAATATTAAACGTATCCAAGAGTTGATCCAGGAAGGTTTAGTCCAAGAATCCGGTTTGCAAGCCTTCCATTCTGAAAAAAAGAAAACCGCTCAATATTCATTCGAACAGAAGAAGATAAAACTACCTTCTACATATAAAAGACAATTCCAGGAAAATGCAAAGGCTTGGGAATTCTTTAGCAACCAGGCTCCTTATTACCAACGAACCGCCATTTGGTGGGTAATCAGTCCGAAAAAGGAAGAAACTAGAATAAAGAGGTTGGACATCCTCGTCTCGGACTCTCAATCCCAAAAGAGGATAGATGCAGTCACATGGAAGAAGAAGGAATCCAAAACCTAA
- a CDS encoding RCC1 domain-containing protein, with protein sequence MKRLLPLLLLFLWTCSNPSSKSPMALLGGTASTSSPNFEISSPSEGDVLSVYQFDLGITSASSGTYEVFLNETKETQLESETAEFQIASLKPKRGQNTLKVVLTNEEGNVLEKSVSFYFGNKLTAGGSHSGFIIDGSVYTCGRNNKGQLGTGFSEGDTSNPNIVKLTSISGIVSISFNQNNSLAIKDDGKVYTWGANAQGQLGLGNTTELAVGTAGNPAAQTPPTEVPGISDAVMGAFGFNHAVILKSDGTVVAFGQNNVGQLGNADPAITSTTVSSNPVLVVGLTNIIQVIAGSQHSAALDSNGDVYVWGRNQYGNLGNGTTSTSTAISSTPTKVPGLTGIKHIANGRDHILALKSDGTVFAWGLNASGQLGIGNQDSPKNSPLQVNNITNAIRVFAGGTQSFALLSDGSIQGWGENGQGNLGNPDAATKVTEPNLSVVGIAKGSSLGIGALHGFVLLPDHSVYGWGWNFRGSLGRPDLQDSWAAKTPVALTFP encoded by the coding sequence ATGAAACGCCTATTACCCTTACTTCTTTTATTTCTATGGACCTGTTCCAATCCTTCTTCCAAATCACCGATGGCGCTTTTAGGCGGAACTGCCTCCACGAGTAGCCCCAATTTTGAGATCAGTTCCCCTTCAGAAGGAGACGTTCTGTCCGTCTACCAATTCGACCTGGGAATCACAAGCGCAAGCTCAGGGACTTACGAAGTTTTCCTGAACGAAACTAAGGAAACACAATTAGAAAGCGAAACCGCTGAATTCCAAATTGCGAGCCTCAAACCAAAAAGAGGACAAAACACTCTCAAAGTTGTATTAACAAATGAAGAAGGTAACGTACTAGAAAAATCCGTTTCCTTCTACTTTGGAAACAAACTAACAGCGGGCGGATCACATTCAGGATTTATAATAGATGGATCCGTTTATACCTGTGGCAGAAATAATAAAGGCCAACTCGGAACGGGATTTTCAGAAGGAGATACAAGTAATCCGAATATAGTAAAACTTACTTCTATCTCCGGCATCGTAAGCATTTCATTTAACCAAAACAATTCATTAGCGATCAAAGATGATGGAAAAGTGTATACCTGGGGAGCAAACGCGCAAGGGCAACTAGGGCTCGGAAACACAACTGAACTTGCGGTGGGAACCGCAGGAAATCCTGCCGCGCAAACACCTCCCACTGAAGTGCCTGGTATCTCTGACGCAGTGATGGGAGCGTTCGGTTTCAATCATGCAGTCATTCTAAAGTCTGATGGAACAGTAGTTGCGTTTGGACAAAATAATGTGGGTCAATTAGGGAATGCGGATCCGGCTATTACATCCACAACAGTCTCTTCTAATCCTGTGCTCGTAGTTGGGCTTACGAATATTATCCAGGTAATTGCGGGCTCTCAACATTCTGCCGCTTTAGATTCGAACGGAGATGTATATGTTTGGGGAAGGAATCAGTACGGAAATTTAGGAAACGGAACTACGTCCACTTCGACAGCTATCTCCTCGACTCCGACAAAGGTTCCTGGGCTTACCGGTATAAAACATATCGCAAACGGAAGAGATCATATTCTTGCATTAAAAAGTGACGGAACAGTTTTCGCTTGGGGATTAAATGCAAGCGGTCAATTGGGGATCGGAAATCAAGACAGCCCTAAAAATTCTCCATTACAAGTAAATAATATAACAAATGCGATCCGAGTATTCGCGGGCGGAACCCAAAGTTTTGCCCTGCTCTCCGACGGAAGTATCCAAGGCTGGGGAGAAAATGGACAAGGCAATTTAGGAAACCCAGATGCTGCAACTAAAGTCACTGAACCCAACTTAAGCGTGGTCGGAATTGCAAAAGGATCCAGCTTAGGGATAGGTGCACTTCATGGTTTTGTGTTATTGCCGGATCACTCTGTTTATGGTTGGGGCTGGAACTTTAGAGGTTCTTTAGGAAGACCTGATCTACAAGATTCCTGGGCTGCCAAAACTCCTGTTGCTTTAACATTTCCGTAA